The following coding sequences lie in one Rutidosis leptorrhynchoides isolate AG116_Rl617_1_P2 chromosome 4, CSIRO_AGI_Rlap_v1, whole genome shotgun sequence genomic window:
- the LOC139843627 gene encoding uncharacterized protein has product MALHKPYYLTFFIIFFFTVHSPTLASADEIQGCGGFVEASSSLIKSRKPTDSKLDYSHITVELRTLDGLVKDRTQCAPNGYYFIPVYDKGSFVLKIKGPEGWSWNPDQVPVLVDQSGCNKNEDINFRFTGFSISGKVAGAVGGASCSSTNGGPSNVNVELLDTNRDVVSSVLTSSTGSYSFTNVNPGRYNLQASHSDLNIEVKGSTEVELGFGNIQVDDIFFVSGYDIKGSVVAQGNPILGVHFYLYSNDVKEVHCPQGSGNPSGDRTSLCHAVSDVDGTFRFKSIPCGVYELIPYYKGENTVFDVYPPSVAVTVQHDHAILSETFQVTGFSVGGRVVDSNGKGVDGVKVLVDGVERSITDKEGYYKLDQVTSKQYQIEAKKEHYKFDKLINFMVLPNMASVADIKAVSYDVCGSAQTVDTGYKAKVALTHGPHNVKPQIKQIDDNGNFCFEVPPGDYRLSAIAAASESNPDLLFSPPHIDVNVNGPLLSLKFYQAKVNVHGSVTCKEICDSSVSVDLVRLDGKNNEERQTVGLNGQDSKFLFQNVLPGRYKLEVKHLSKEAIPQDNWCWEQSSVHLNVGAEDVEGINFVQKGYWINLVSSHDVDAYLLQSDGSRVNLKIKIGPQRICVDSPGVHELHFENSCILFGNSPVKIDTSNTAPIYLKGEKYLLQGQIRVELSSPNAADNLPENLSIDIVNVEGTVIDSSSATSVVTGNEQLNAAAIYYEYKVWANPGERLSFVPRDTRNKNEKKILFYPRQHQVKVAKDGCQASVPTFSGRLGLYIEGSVYPPLSDVTIRILASGDSHDAQIKKNELAYAITTNKDGSFIGGPLYDGTTYHIEASKHGYHVKKIGPYSFSCQKLGQISVTIHSKENANELFPSVLLSLSGEDGYRNNSISAAGGNFVFDNLFPGSFYLRPLLKEYAFSPSAQAIELGSGESREVTFHATRVAYSAMGVVTLLSGLLKEGVSVEARSDLKGYYEETVTDPSGRYRLRGLHPDTTYTIRIAKIGGSYSSKIERASPESVDVKVGYEDIKSIDFLVFEQPDTTILTGTVSGKRIKEIYEHLRLEVRSANDPTNIESLSPLSLSNFFQVKGLSRGKHLLQLRSTLPSRNLRLKSDVIEVDLEKNSLIHVGPLTYEIEDDHHKQELTPAPVYQLVIGVLVIALFISIPRIKDMYQSKVAILVTGPTTSTKKVVRKRT; this is encoded by the exons ATGGCGCTTCATAAACCCTACTATCTtactttcttcatcatcttcttcttcacagTTCACTCACCTACACTCGCTTCTGCTGATGAGATCCAAGGTTGCGGTGGTTTTGTTGAG GCGAGTTCGTCTTTGATCAAGTCACGGAAGCCAACTGATTCGAAATTGGACTATTCACATATCACG GTTGAACTTCGTACGCTGGATGGCTTGGTGAAGGATAGAACACAATGTGCCCCAAATGGTTACTACTTCATCCCGGTTTATGATAAG GGTTCTTTTGTCCTGAAAATTAAGGGACCTGAAGGATGGTCATGGAACCCTGATCAG GTTCCAGTGCTTGTTGATCAAAGTGGCTGTAACAAAAATGAAGATATAAACTTCCGATTCACAGG ATTCAGTATAAGTGGGAAAGTTGCAGGAGCTGTTGGCGGTGCGAGTTGTTCATCTACTAATGGTGGTCCATCAAATGTAAATGTTGAGCTTTTAGATACCAATCGGGATGTTGTATCATCTGTTTTGACATCATCCACAGGAAGTTACTCTTTCACCAACGTAAATCCAG GGCGATACAATCTACAGGCATCTCACAGTGACCTGAATATTGAAGTTAAAGGATCCACAGAG GTTGAATTGGGGTTTGGAAATATCCAAGTTGATGATATCTTCTTTGTATCCGGTTATGATATTAAAGGATCGGTAGTTGCACAG GGAAACCCAATTTTGGGGGTTCACTTTTATCTTTACTCTAATGATGTAAAGGAAGTGCACTGCCCACAGGGTTCCGGCAACCCTTCTGGAGATAGAACTTCTCTATGTCATGCCGTATCTGATGTTGATGGAACCTTTAGATTTAAGTCAATTCCATGCG GGGTTTACGAGCTAATACCTTATTATAAGGGCGAGAATACAGTTTTTGATGTTTACCCTCCATCTGTTGCTGTCACTGTTCAGCATGATCATGCAATATTATCTGAAACGTTTCAG GTGACTGGGTTTTCTGTTGGGGGTCGTGTTGTTGATAGTAATGGCAAAGGAGTGGATGGTGTAAAAGTGTTAGTGGATGGTGTTGAAAGGTCTATTACTGATAAAGAAGGATATTATAAGCTTGACCAG GTTACATCCAAGCAGTATCAGATCGAAGCAAAGAAGGAGCACTACAAGTTCGACAAACTAATTAATTTCATG gTTTTACCAAATATGGCATCAGTTGCTGACATCAAAGCAGTGTCTTATGATGTTTGTGGCTCAGCACAGACAGTTGATACCGGTTACAAAGCAAAG GTAGCACTGACTCATGGACCACATAACGTTAAGCCACAAATTAAACAGATTGATGACAATGGGAATTTCTGCTTTGAG GTTCCACCTGGTGACTATCGTCTATCGGCTATTGCAGCCGCATCTGAAAGTAACCCAGATCTTTTATTTTCGCCACCGCATATTGATGTTAATGTCAATGGTCCATTGTTGTCGCTGAAATTTTATCAG GCAAAGGTTAATGTACACGGCTCAGTAACTTGCAAAGAAATATGTGATTCATCTGTTTCAGTTGATCTTGTGAGGCTGGATGGTAAAAACAATGAAGAGAGGCAGACGGTTGGTTTAAATGGCcaggatagtaaatttttatttcaaaatgtgcTGCCTGGAAGATATAAGCTTGAG GTCAAACACCTTTCTAAAGAAGCTATTCCTCAAGATAACTGGTGTTGGGAACAGAGCTCTGTACATCTTAATGTTGGAGCAGAAGATGTTGAGGGGATTAACTTCGTTCAGAAAGGATATTGGATTAATTTAGTATCCAGTCATGATGTAGACGCATATCTGCTTCAATCAGATGGTTCTCGTGTGAACCTGAAAATTAAG ATAGGTCCTCAGCGTATTTGCGTTGATTCTCCTGGGGTGCATGAACTTCACTTTGAAAACTCATGTATACTTTTTGGAAACTCGCCTGTAAAAATTGACACTTCGAACACGGCG CCTATCTATCTGAAAGGAGAGAAGTATCTACTCCAAGGACAAATAAGGGTTGAATTGAGCTCACCGAATGCTGCTGACAATTTACCTGAAAATCTGTCGATTGACATTGTGAACGTAGAAGGAACTGTTATTGATAGCAGTAGTGCAACATCTGTAGTCACTGGTAACGAGCAATTGAATGCAGCAGCTATTTATTATGAGTATAAAGTATGGGCAAATCCTGGAGAAAGGCTTTCATTTGTACCTAGGGATACTCG GAACAAAAACGAGAAGAAGATTTTGTTTTATCCTAGACAGCATCAG GTGAAGGTAGCAAAAGATGGATGTCAAGCTTCAGTTCCTACATTTTCTGGCCGACTGGGGTTATACATTGAAGGATCAGTTTATCCCCCACTTTCGGATGTTACTATTAGAATCCTAGCTTCTGGAGATAGTCACGATGCTCAAATTAAGAAAAACGAATTAGCTTATGCGATAACCACTAATAAAGATGGTTCTTTTATTGGGGGACCCTTATACGATGGCACAACTTACCATATAGAAGCTTCAAAG cATGGTTATCATGTAAAGAAAATTGGACCGTATTCCTTTTCATGTCAGAAGCTTGGTCAAATCTCAGTAACAATCCATTCTAAAGAAAATGCGAATGAATTATTTCCTTCGGTACTTTTATCATTAAGCGGTGAAGATGGGTATAGAAATAATTCAATATCTGCTGCTGGAGGAAACTTTGTATTTGATAATTTGTTTCCTGGGAGTTTTTATCTTCGACCTCTGTTAAAG gaGTATGCTTTCTCACCGTCAGCACAGGCAATTGAACTTGGATCTGGGGAATCTAGGGAAGTAACTTTCCATGCTACACGTGTTGCTTACAG TGCTATGGGTGTGGTTACTCTGTTGTCTGGTCTACTAAAAGAAGGTGTTTCAGTTGAGGCCCGTTCTGACTTGAAAGGTTATTATGAGGAGACAGTAACAGATCCTTCAGGAAGATATCGTCTACGGGGACTTCATCCTGATACGACTTACACAATTAGGATAGCAAAGATAGGTGGGTCCTACAGCTCCAAGATCGAACGCGCTTCTCCTGAATCTGTTGACGTCAAG GTTGGATATGAAGATATCAAGAGCATAGACTTTTTGGTTTTCGAACAGCCAGATACGACTATATTAACTGGCACAGTTTCTGGAAAGCGAATTAAAGAGATTTATGAACATCTGCGGTTGGAAGTTAGATCAGCTAATGATCCGACCAACATTGAATCTTTATCACCTTTGTCACTTTCAAACTTTTTCCAGGTGAAGGGCTTGTCTCGTGGCAAACATCTTCTGCAGCTTCGGTCTACTCTACCATCACGTAACCTCAGATTAAAATCTGATGTGATTGAGGTGGATCTGGAGAAAAATTCCCTAATTCACGTGGGTCCCCTCACTTATGAAATTGAAGATGATCACCATAAACAG GAGTTGACCCCCGCACCAGTGTATCAACTAGTTATTGGAGTTTTAGTGATTGCGTTATTTATCAGTATTCCAAG AATAAAAGACATGTACCAAAGCAAAGTAGCAATACTAGTTACAGGACCCACTACATCAACTAAAAAAGTTGTGAGAAAAAGGACTTAA
- the LOC139841677 gene encoding uncharacterized protein, with translation MYQNWQFVPISFPKMQSEDFSEMPIVVSCKIAENGITNMKVHFDNGSSVDILYEQCFIQLSESIRVTLKPTAASLTGFAGESSFPMGVLPLDVELVDDNDDGLVRRARIDFYVMRTSSRYNMLLGRTALGKLGIVPSTIHGMIKFATRKGVATINSTSKVPICAAINVKSAAQETAEVTENMVVVNPAYPEQKIKVGSNLSADTQKQIVQLLVQYMDVFTWCENDMTGVPRNIAEHGLNVNPALNPVVQKRRSMAPDRVKWLCKEVTKLVRAGILREAQYQSWIANPVLDLNKACPKDNYTIPEIDLKVESLHAFLYKCFLNAARGYHQIPMAQEDIDKTAFHTGKSIFSYIMMPFGLINAGTTYQRLIDTVFEKKIGCNFEAYVDDLVIKSTTQERIIEDRRETFNTLRKINMKLNPLKCSFGETEGKFLGYLVTEQGIQANPKKIAAIENMIAPKTIKEVLILTGKLAALTRFLSKAAERQLPFFKTLKGCLKQKSFVWTSDAEAAFQEMKKLLKTLPTLTAPIDGEILYLYISVANEAFGSVLIAEREKIQKPVYFVSKALTGSEINYAPIEKFVYALILTSRRLRRYFQGHLVHVLTNMPVKQVLTKPEISGRLALWAVELGAYQISYLLQSAVKGQVMADYLAEISGELEVINERTALKPVKGETWDLFADGASCAEGAGAGLVLASPSGEEHTYALRFNFDVTNNEAEYEALLAGLNIARKMNITKLRAFTDSQLVANQFNGSFEAHDSSMQKYLQLLKESAEWFEYFELAQVPRSQNKKADALSKLATLTFSHFQKQVWVEELPNKSIDNDLTVASVEEEQPNWMEPILQYIRGDVLPTDKREAHLHYQYRKSYCVPMMRCVGPIEAEMIVEEVHSGSCALHSGYKTTAAKIMRMGYFWPSLYRDVAKIVKRCKSCQRHAPQNRMPRFGIPRELVSDNGAQIAKDPFKTWCTDLNIIQKFTSVAHPQANGLCAVTNRDIVSERRLMAAIREANNKQQIAKYYNKRVCALSFDVGEWVLRNNDSIRAEKLGKLGPNWEGPYQVVAVNAAGSYKLADMEGRNLPNAWHAALLKRYYA, from the exons ATGTATCAAAATTGGCAATTTGTGCCAATTAGTTTTCCAAAAATGCAGAGCGAGgatttctctgaaatgccgatagtTGTATCGTGCAAAATCGCGGAAAATGGAATCACAAACATGAAAGTTCACTTTGATAATGGTAGTAGCGTTGATATTCTTTACGAGCAATGTTTTATTCAACTGTCGGAGAGTATCAGAGTAACTTTAAAACCAACCGCGGCTTCGCTgaccggttttgcaggagaatccTCATTTCCTATGGGTGTTTTGCCCTTAGACGTTGAGCTTGTTGATGACAATGATGATGGTTTAGTGCGCCGAGCGCGgatagatttctatgttatgcgaACCTCATCTCGCTATAACATGTTGTTAGGAAGAACCGCCTTAGGTAAACTCGGAATTGTCCCatctacaattcatggcatgattaaatttGCAACGCGAAAAGGTGTCGCAACAATAAATTCAACAAGCAAGGTGCCTATTTGTGCGGCTATTAATGTAAAAAGTGCAGCTCAAGAAACTGCGGAAGTCACGGAAAATATGGTAGTGGTTAATCCTGCGTACCCCGAGCAAAAAATTAAAGTGGGAAGTAATTTAAGTGCGGACACACAGAAACAAATTGTGCAGTTACTTGTGCAGTACATGGATGTTTTTACTTGGTGTGaaaatgatatgactggtgttccgcgtaATATTGCGGAACACGGACTTAATGTAAATCCCGCTTTAAATCCTGTGGTACAGAAGCGTAGAAGCATGGCCCCAGATCGCGTGAAGTGGCTATGCAAAGAGGTCACAAAATTGGTGAGAGCTGGAATTTTACGCGAAGCCCAATATCAATCATGGATTGCGAATCCAGTTTTG GATTTAAATAAAGCATGTCCTAAGGATAATTATACAattccagaaattgatttaaaagtaGAATCGTTGCACGCTTTTCTGTATAAATGTTTTTTGAATGCGGCAAGAGGTTATCACCAGATCCCAATGGCTCAAGAAGATAtagacaaaactgcttttcatacgggCAAAAGCATATTTtcctatataatgatgccttttggtttaatcaatgcgggtACGACATATCAACGTTTGATTGACACCGTGTTTGAAAAGAAAATTGGGTGTAATTTTGAGGCTTACGTGGACGACTTAGTAATCAAAAGTACAACGCAGGAGCGAATTATCGAAGATAGGCGCGAAACATTCAATACACTGCGaaagataaacatgaagcttaatccgctaaagTGTAGTTTTGGAGAGACCGAAGGAAAGTTTCTGGGATACCTTgttacggaacaaggtattcaGGCTAATCCAAAGAAAATCGCGGCTATTGAAAATATGATCGCACCAAAAACGATTAAGGAAGTGCTAATTTTGACGGGAAAGTTAGCTGCGCTAACGCGTTTCTTGTCTAAAGCTGCTGAAAGACAATTGCCATTTTTTAAAACTTTAAAAGGTTGCTTGAAGCAAAAAAGTTTTGTTTGGACAAGCGACGCAGAAGCTGCATTTCAAGAAATGAAGaagttgttgaaaactttgcctacatTAACAGCGCCAATTGATGGCGAAATTCTCTACCTTTATATATCAGTGGCAAAtgaagcttttggctcagttttaATCGCGGAAAGGGAGAAAATACAAAAGCCTGTGTATTTTGTCAGTAAAGCTCTTACAGGGagcgaaataaactatgcgccgattgaaaagtttgtgtaCGCACTTATTCTAACGTCGCGAAGGTTAAGAAGATATTTTCAGGGGCATCTGGTGCATGTGTTAACTAACATGCCAGTCaagcaagtcttaacaaaaccagaGATATCCGGTAGACTCGCGTTATGGGCGGTGGAATTAGGTGCATATCAAATATCTTATCTTCTGCAAAGTGCTGTAAAGGGCCAGgttatggcggattatctcgcAGAAATATCTggagagttggaggtgattaaTGAGCGGACAGCATTAAAACCGGTAAAGggtgaaacttgggatttatttGCTGATGGTGCTTCATGTGCAGAGGGCGCAGGTGCGGGTTTGGTATTGGCAAGCCCAAGTGGCGAAGAGCATACGTATGCATTGCGTTTTAATTTTGATGTCACAaataatgaagcagagtatgaagcATTACTTGCTGGTTTAAATATCGCACGAAAAATGAATATCACTAAGTTGCGGGCGTTTACAGATTCGCAGTTAGTGGCGAATCAGTTTAATGGTTCCTTTGAAGCGCATGACTCTTCAATGCAGAAATATTTGCAGTTATTAAAAGAATCGGCAGAGTGGTTTGAGTATtttgaactcgcgcaagtgccaagaagtcaaaataagaaggcggatgcattGAGTAAATTGGCTACTCTAACGTTttcgcactttcaaaaacaagttTGGGTTGAAGAATTGCCAAACAAATCAATAGATAACGACTTAACGGTCGCGTCTGTTGAAGAGGAacagccaaattggatggaaccaatccTACAATACATTCGCGGTGATGTTTTGCCAACTGATAAGCGCGAAGCTCACCTA cattatcaatatcgcAAATCATACTGTGTTCCTATGATGCGATGTGTTGGACCAATTGAGGCAGAAATGATAGTTGAAGAAGTGCATAGCGGTTCTTGTGCGTTGCATTCAGGCTATAAAACTACTGCGgcgaaaattatgcggatgggttacttttggccatcACTATATCGCGATGTTGCGAAAATTGTTAAGCGATGTAAAAGTTgtcaaaggcatgctccgcagaatcggaTGCCGag ATTCGGTATTCCGCGCGAGTTGGTTAGTGATAATGGCGcgcaaatagcgaaagatccttttaaaaCATGGTGCACTGATTTGAATATAATACAAAAGTTTACATCAGTGGCGCATCCACAGGCTAACGGATTATGCGCAGTAACCAATCGTGATATTgtaagcg AGAGAAGGTTAATGGCTGCTATCAGAGAGGCAAATAACAAACAGCAAATTGCcaagtattataacaaaagagtgtGTGCTTTGTCTTTTGATGTTGGCGAATGGGTGTTGCGAAATAATGATTCAATTAGAGCAGAAAAACTTGGCAAGCTAGGACCGAATTGGGAGGGTCCTTATCAAGTTGTGGCAGTTAACGCGGCAGGTTCTTATAAGCTTGCAGATATGGAAGGGCGAAATTTGCCCAATGCATGGCATGCGGCTTTATTAAAACGATACTATGCGTAA